agaagcttgATAAGCTAAAAAATGGGGGACTTGAAAACGTTGGCAAAGGCAAGAATGGAGCTTGAAGAATTGTATTCAGGAATCCCAGATGATTCAGTCAATCTCAATTTTCAAGACCTAGCAATACAtgtaaaacaaagcaaaaatagTACACCAGAGAAGATAAACACAACCACCAATAAAGAACCAAGTCAAGAAGCCAAAACCCCTAAACAAGTTTCTCCTCTAACCAAGTTGCCTAGCCTTGATTTCAACAGAGGTTTACAGGCTtccaaaaatcatcaacaaccTCGTCATCTTGCTGAAGGGCACCCACTTGGTCAATACCATAAACATAACCTGCAGCATGATGATACTCATAGTCCGTGTGGCACTATTGGATCATATCATCATGATCAAAGCAATCATGGTCATGCAAATATAGGTAGAAAAGGTCCTTCAAAATCAAGGTTTGCACCGGAGAGGAGCAGGGAATTTGATGATGTGAGTGTTATGAGCATGGATTCTATGTGCCAAGAAAGAAGTGGAAGACCTCATCGCCCTGGAATCCCTCACTCCAATATTTGCGCCGTTTGCTCTACTTACATCTATATTTTTCGGCATCGTTGCTTGGTGAGTATATTTACTAACCaatcctctttctttctttctttctttcttttaaaaaattaagcccCAGATTCGATAAAGAGAGATGCTTTCGATAGTGGTTTATAAGTTATGTTTGAGGTGATTTAATACTTGTATTGTAGATTTATATTCTTGTATTGATGGCTAAGAAATGATGATTTTGTCTACAGGTTTGTGGAAGAGTCCATT
This genomic interval from Populus nigra chromosome 11, ddPopNigr1.1, whole genome shotgun sequence contains the following:
- the LOC133706168 gene encoding uncharacterized protein LOC133706168; amino-acid sequence: MGDLKTLAKARMELEELYSGIPDDSVNLNFQDLAIHVKQSKNSTPEKINTTTNKEPSQEAKTPKQVSPLTKLPSLDFNRGLQASKNHQQPRHLAEGHPLGQYHKHNLQHDDTHSPCGTIGSYHHDQSNHGHANIGRKGPSKSRFAPERSREFDDVSVMSMDSMCQERSGRPHRPGIPHSNICAVCSTYIYIFRHRCLVCGRVHCRNCVSIGMGEMTEGRKCIDCLGRRFSQRYISRAGMVGCCSGYPSDVKQAELRWAEKGPRRAGERAFGHGNMTSRSRNPMSTPPRPSNKAGVSMSQDLPSFVTSSPYSPYSTPKHHQLPL